The following proteins come from a genomic window of Methanomassiliicoccales archaeon:
- the eif1A gene encoding translation initiation factor eIF-1A: MSNATYNQGDQSEEILRCPYPNKKQGEMFGIADQLLGASRIKIMCADGNSRMGRIPGKIKKRMWIREGDLVIIRPWDFQDEKCDVLYRFTKTQSSHLSRRKVLPKNLDIF; encoded by the coding sequence TTGAGCAACGCAACTTACAACCAGGGAGATCAAAGCGAAGAGATTCTTCGCTGCCCGTATCCGAACAAAAAACAAGGGGAGATGTTCGGCATAGCGGACCAGCTGCTGGGCGCCTCCCGTATCAAAATAATGTGCGCCGATGGCAATTCCCGCATGGGGCGCATCCCTGGAAAGATCAAGAAGCGAATGTGGATTCGGGAAGGCGACCTGGTCATAATCCGTCCCTGGGATTTCCAGGATGAGAAGTGTGACGTATTATACCGTTTCACCAAGACCCAGTCCAGCCACCTGAGCCGCCGGAAAGTTCTTCCAAAGAACCTGGACATATTCTGA
- a CDS encoding serine protein kinase RIO produces the protein MPQEDPNILKLERQVDGLRLTRSYENSKEARKVMDEVFDRLTLSVIFKLSCEKRIAKVDFPISTGKEGNVFRITTPDGEHRAMKIYRTSNNTFKNIAKYIEGDPRFKGLSGNTRKLIYAWATKEFKNLCRMEEAHVRVPHPYRFLKNVIIMDYLGDENMAAPQLRTVRLEEPNKVYREIVMFMKRMYQKARLVHGDLSEYNILFHEGKPYIIDCGQAMVTDHPNAVDFLKRDIKNINRYFRSLDVKVWSDQTVLRYVQGVQR, from the coding sequence ATGCCACAAGAGGACCCCAATATCCTCAAGCTGGAACGGCAGGTGGACGGCCTGCGTCTCACTCGTTCCTACGAGAACTCCAAGGAGGCCCGCAAGGTCATGGACGAGGTCTTTGACCGCCTGACCCTGTCTGTCATCTTCAAGCTGAGCTGTGAAAAGCGCATAGCTAAAGTTGATTTTCCTATCTCTACTGGCAAGGAAGGCAATGTCTTCCGCATCACCACTCCGGATGGCGAGCACCGTGCCATGAAGATTTATCGTACCTCCAACAACACCTTCAAGAACATCGCCAAGTACATCGAGGGCGACCCGCGTTTCAAGGGTTTGTCGGGAAACACCCGCAAGCTCATCTACGCCTGGGCGACCAAGGAGTTCAAGAACCTCTGCCGTATGGAGGAGGCGCACGTCCGAGTGCCCCATCCCTACAGATTTCTCAAGAACGTGATCATAATGGACTACTTGGGCGACGAGAACATGGCCGCGCCGCAGCTGCGAACGGTCCGTTTGGAAGAACCGAATAAGGTGTACCGTGAGATAGTCATGTTCATGAAGAGGATGTATCAAAAGGCACGCCTGGTGCACGGAGACCTGAGCGAGTACAACATCCTTTTTCATGAAGGTAAGCCATATATAATCGACTGCGGTCAAGCGATGGTGACCGATCACCCTAACGCCGTGGATTTCCTGAAGCGGGACATCAAGAACATCAACCGCTACTTCCGGAGCCTGGACGTCAAGGTGTGGAGTGACCAGACCGTCCTGAGATACGTTCAGGGGGTGCAACGCTAA